In the Candidatus Nitrospira nitrosa genome, one interval contains:
- a CDS encoding glutathionylspermidine synthase family protein — protein sequence MHRRAMQPRADWPAQLDRVGVTYHSLDGGYWREDVAYEFSEAQVDCLESATASLHQLCLEAVETIIREDRFADLCIPEPWRPRIIDSYERQEPSLYGRFDFWYDGIGSPKLLEYNADTPTSLLEAAVGQWEWRRETCPEADQFNSLHERLIGQWRVIRRRASTDLLHLVCLDGSDEDRQTVTYLADTANQAGWRVQTLPIERIGWEPGCRRFVDHRNEPISTLFKLYPWEWMCQDAFAAELPRSSMLVLEPAWKQVLSHKGLLALLWEWYPDHPNLLPAFFSGPGNCVAYVRKPFWSREGANISIVNGDQVLTTAGPYDAQLSVYQEYRPLPVFEGWHPVIGSWVVGDEPAGVGIREDRGLIHGNHSRFVPHYVVKGLPDIRISIGL from the coding sequence ATGCATCGTCGTGCGATGCAGCCGCGTGCCGACTGGCCGGCGCAACTCGATCGGGTCGGCGTCACCTATCATAGTCTGGACGGGGGCTACTGGCGCGAGGATGTCGCCTATGAGTTCAGTGAGGCGCAGGTCGACTGCCTTGAATCCGCCACAGCCTCGCTGCATCAGCTCTGTCTGGAGGCCGTTGAGACGATCATCCGTGAGGATCGTTTTGCCGATCTCTGCATCCCTGAACCGTGGCGGCCTCGGATCATCGATTCGTATGAGCGGCAGGAGCCATCGCTCTATGGGCGGTTTGATTTCTGGTACGACGGGATCGGGTCGCCAAAATTGCTCGAATATAATGCCGATACGCCTACGTCGTTGCTTGAAGCCGCAGTCGGTCAATGGGAATGGCGGCGAGAGACCTGTCCGGAGGCGGATCAATTCAACTCTCTGCATGAACGGCTGATCGGGCAGTGGCGCGTGATCCGTCGGCGGGCCTCAACCGATTTGCTCCATTTGGTGTGTTTGGATGGGAGCGACGAGGATCGACAGACGGTGACCTATCTGGCCGATACGGCGAACCAGGCCGGGTGGCGTGTGCAGACCTTGCCGATCGAACGAATTGGGTGGGAGCCGGGGTGTCGGCGGTTTGTGGACCATCGGAACGAACCGATCTCGACGCTTTTCAAGCTTTACCCCTGGGAATGGATGTGCCAGGACGCATTTGCGGCGGAGCTGCCCCGGTCTTCGATGTTGGTGCTGGAGCCAGCTTGGAAACAGGTGCTCAGCCACAAAGGGCTGCTGGCCTTGTTGTGGGAGTGGTATCCCGATCACCCGAACCTGTTGCCTGCTTTCTTTTCAGGACCAGGGAACTGTGTGGCTTATGTCAGGAAGCCGTTTTGGTCACGCGAAGGCGCCAATATTTCGATCGTGAACGGGGATCAGGTACTGACGACGGCGGGACCTTATGACGCACAGCTCTCGGTCTATCAGGAGTATAGGCCGTTGCCGGTATTCGAGGGATGGCACCCGGTGATTGGATCCTGGGTAGTCGGGGACGAGCCCGCAGGGGTAGGGATTCGGGAAGATCGTGGTCTGATCCACGGGAATCACAGCCGCTTTGTGCCGCATTACGTGGTGAAAGGCCTGCCTGATATAAGGATCAGTATCGGATTGTGA
- the smbP gene encoding small metal-binding protein SmbP, giving the protein MTRYIRPRALALAAIFVIGTATVLPLQSVFAEGGARRDVMRSEDQHRQDAINLAKEAADHSKQGHVGPFLTSADAALQHALKARKDAHVDAGIAELKHAVEHGSAGHTDVATKHVEQAVTHLSEK; this is encoded by the coding sequence ATGACACGATATATCAGGCCACGAGCACTCGCACTTGCGGCAATCTTTGTGATTGGCACCGCCACAGTCCTGCCGTTGCAATCAGTGTTTGCTGAGGGCGGGGCACGGCGTGATGTCATGCGATCAGAGGACCAGCATCGGCAGGATGCCATCAATCTCGCCAAGGAAGCCGCGGACCATAGCAAACAGGGTCATGTGGGGCCATTCCTGACCAGTGCTGATGCGGCCCTGCAACATGCGCTGAAGGCACGGAAGGATGCGCACGTGGACGCCGGCATTGCGGAGCTGAAGCATGCCGTCGAGCATGGAAGCGCGGGTCATACGGACGTGGCCACGAAACACGTGGAACAAGCGGTCACGCACCTGTCTGAGAAGTGA